From a single Candidatus Methylomirabilota bacterium genomic region:
- a CDS encoding PRC-barrel domain-containing protein has protein sequence MLTPASAFKGLAIAATDGDVGSVRDLYFDDLTWTVRYLVVDTGSWLAGRQVLISPLSVRGESQGDRVAVNVSRAQVENSPSVDTDKPVDRQQEEALARYYDQRFYWEGPYRWGLLAYPGMPPTPADAVPISPELVPADLAAREMAPTGDPTLRSTRDVSGYSIAARDGDIGHVEDFLVDGRAWAIRYMVVDTRNWWPGKKVVLSPEWITTVSWPDSTVRVDSTRDAIKAAPEYDPARPFERDYERRLFEHHGRRKYWEWENR, from the coding sequence ATGCTCACCCCGGCCAGCGCATTCAAAGGGCTCGCGATCGCGGCCACCGACGGAGACGTCGGCAGCGTTCGCGATCTGTACTTCGACGACCTCACGTGGACCGTGCGCTACCTGGTGGTCGACACCGGGAGCTGGCTGGCCGGACGTCAGGTGCTGATCTCCCCGCTCTCCGTGCGAGGGGAGAGCCAGGGCGATCGGGTGGCGGTGAACGTCTCGCGCGCGCAGGTGGAGAACAGCCCGTCCGTCGACACGGACAAGCCGGTCGACCGCCAGCAGGAGGAAGCCCTCGCGCGCTACTACGATCAGCGCTTCTATTGGGAAGGCCCGTATCGCTGGGGGCTGCTCGCGTATCCCGGCATGCCGCCGACCCCGGCGGACGCGGTGCCCATCTCGCCCGAGCTGGTGCCCGCCGATCTCGCCGCGCGCGAGATGGCCCCGACCGGCGACCCGACGCTGCGCAGCACCCGCGACGTCAGCGGCTATTCGATCGCGGCGCGCGACGGCGACATCGGCCACGTCGAAGACTTCCTCGTCGACGGACGCGCGTGGGCGATTCGCTACATGGTGGTCGACACCCGCAACTGGTGGCCGGGCAAGAAGGTGGTGCTCTCACCCGAGTGGATCACCACGGTGAGCTGGCCGGACTCGACCGTCCGCGTCGATTCGACCCGGGACGCGATCAAGGCAGCTCCCGAGTACGATCCGGCCCGCCCGTTCGAGCGCGACTACGAGCGGCGGCTCTTCGAGCACCACGGCCGGCGCAAGTACTGGGAGTGGGAGAACCGCTGA